aatctaccaatccatgagcctgggagatctttccatcttctgagatcttcttcaactttttccttcagggagttgaagttcttgtcatacacatctttcactcccttggttagagttacaccaagatattttatattattcatggttAATGTAAAtttggtgttgtttccctaaattTTTTCTAGGtgcatttgtcatttgtataaaggagggctactggtttctttgagttaattttgtatccagctactttgctggaGGTGTTTACCAGctggagttctctggtagagtttTCAGTAGAATATATTACAGGAAAATCCTTGTTTGACCACTACAGAGATACACCTCCCTCTCACCACTATCATCTCCTTCTCACCTACCCATTTTATCCTACGTGTCTACACATGCCTCTTCTGTGACCCTGTACTTCTGATGCCACATTAAGTATCTTTCTTGGATGACGGTTTCAATTTTGATTGTGCAGTCTAGACCACTTTCCAGATGTATTTCTCCTTATTCCACTTATTTCTCATTGCCAATACGAGAAAAACTTGCCACTGATTTCTCTCGTACTCTCCATTCTCACCTTCACTCAGGACACCAGTGTTGGTGTTGAAAACTGAATGTTGAACATCTATTTGTAGACTTCAATGTGGCATCCACATTCTTACGTCCCCAGATGCTGAGGCCAACTTGATCAGGTTCACCCCACTGTAGTGTCCATATCTACAAAACAGCCAAAAGGAGACCACCTATATATCAACAATGGGAGATACAATGATAGCTAAGATTTGTTTCAATCTGAACAGTATGTGCCTAAGCATTAGAAAAAAAGACTTTTTTATACAGACATTATTGCTAGTCTGTACAACAAGGTATAGctcatttttcctattttatataTTAAGACACTGAGGCTAGCAGGCCTAATTTATCCAATGTAATGCAGTTGGTATGTTTTAAAGTAATGTATAGGATCCAGGTCTATCAGTCTCGAAAATTTGTAATACTATGTAGGCTCTTATGTGTTTTAATGAATAATGACAAATGAGCTCAGGAAATTTGTCTCACATTCACAGTTagtgtaataaaataaatagacatAATTATTTTTGAGGTGGCCTTTACAACTTTATGTATGTTTTGTTCTTTAAccaacttcttcttttttttaacttacaggTTTAGCTCTTTATTGGACATGTTAACAAAAGCAGTTTAGTCAAAAAGACAAAATCCCATGTCATCCTCGGATTCCTCAGAttcttccttctttgcttctACTTTCTTCTCCTCAGCTGGGGCAGCAGCGGCGGATGGAGCTGGCCCACCAGCCCCTACATTGTAGATGAGGCTCCCAATGTTGACATTGGCCAGAGCCTCTGCAAACAAGCCAGGCCAGAAAGGTTCAACATTGACACCAGCTGCTTTAATGAGGACATTGATCTTATCCTCCGTGACCGTCACCTCGTTGTCATGCAGGATGAGGGCGGAGTAGATGCAGGTGAGCTTGGAGACAGAAGCCATGTTGTGGACTGCCAGCATGGTGCTAGTCACCAGATGAAGTGAGGGCCTCACCCCAACGCGGCCTTAACTTCCTCGGAAGGACCGAGCACCTTGGCGGCAGCTGAGGAAAGGCTTTAACCAACTTCTTGACTTCAAATGTTTAATTGGAACTGAGATTAGGAGGCTGTTGAATGACCTACAACATTTCTTGGGAAAGATTAAAAATCTACTTGGAGAAATATCTAAGTGCAGAAGTAGagaaggataatagatataaatCAACCACCCTAAAATTATTGCCATAAACTTTCACATTTTCACTTTTACTCTAACACAGTGTAGACTTAGTGTGAAATCTAGTTGTTCAAGAGTGTCTACAATTGAACATACATTTGTAGACTAGAGTATCACCACATATGAGGTGAGTCAATAAAGTTCAAATAAAGGCACTGACAATACTAAAAACTAAAGTCAGCTTTGAAATGGTGTTAAGAAcgaaacatctaggaacataatGGCTCTAAACACCTCTGTTTACATTAGGTAGTCCCTGAGATATCATGCTGTGTTTGTGGACCTACATACACTAGGAGCATCTAAGATGGGGCAAAGCTAAGACCCAGACCACATGGGGAAATGGAAAGAACTTGCCATGGTCTCAGTGTTTACGAATCCTTAAAATTTATGGGCTGAAACCTAGCCCTAAGTTTAATACTATTAAAAGATGGAAATATTAGAATGTCATTGAGTCTTGAGTATTCCGTCCTCATGAATTGAGTTAGCTCTTTTTTAAAGAGGCCTGGTAGGATCTCTTTCCTTTGCTCTCTGTGTGAGGACATTATGCAAGTGGCATTCATAAGAAAGCGAGTCAACCCCCCGTACACACCAAAGCTGCTGGTGCTATGGTCTTGGATGGTATAGCCTTTATAACTGCAAAGAATACATTTTAGTTGTTTACAAATAAGTTGATTAATGGTATCTTATAATAGTAACCTGAGAAGAACAAGACAAAACTAAAGGTGTTAATCTGAGACTATTTCAAGTGACAAGTGACATGAGTCAGTTCATGTCAATGTTTCCATGTCAGTCCAAAAGCCAGAGCCTTTAAAATCTACAACTCCCTTTTAAATTACCAAGCTCTAGAATTacatctgtaattttttttaccCCCATCACTGTTCCTTTATTCACTCTGCTTCAGCAACACTGGACCCATTTGTATTCCTCAAATACATTATCAGCGCTCACCATGGCGCTTAGCTCATCTCTCAACTATGACCTACTTAGTGAGTCTTTGCtgatcattttatttaaaactgtGATCATCATGTCTTTTCCTTGGCTGTACTATTCATCATCTAGTTTCATTTATTGTTTCCTCTGACAAGCCGAAGGTTTGTGCCCTCACaaaaggaaagataaaatatCTTTCCTTTTCATCACTGCATCCACAGTCTAGAACAACATCTGGCACATCAGAGACACTAAATATTTGTTGGACTAAAGAACACTACCTTTGCCTTCAGATTTTGAAACATTGTAAATGGGGGGGGGCGAATTGGTAACAGAAGAATTTATGTGGACCCCAGGGACTAAGCTAAGTCAATTCTAGCTCTGTAAGAAGAAAACTCTCCAGTAACCTGTGTCCCTGGAGGTGAGCAGGCATAGGACAGATACAACCGAAGTAAACAGGTCCTCAATAGGCTTCTTATTCTTTAGTTTGGTCTTCACATTTGCTTTTTGTCTTTTGAAGCAGGATCTTTCTATACagtccacactggccttgaattagtgatccccttgcctctgcctctgaagagCTGGGTTACAGGTAGAGATCACCTAGTAAACTACTGGTTactaggatttttgtttgtttttattatgttggAGTAAGAAGTCATGTAGATGAACCtagagcttcatgcatgctaaaTGTGTGCTCTACTATTGATCTAAATCACCAGCCATACAACTTTGCAGTAAAGAAAGCTGAAAGCAATAAAATCATCTTCCTTTTCACAATAGCCTGAAAACCCTAAaggggaaaaagggagagaagaaagagatctTGGGGAGGAGGTAGTAGGAGGGAAGGAGATTTATACTGATCTTGTGTTTgagttggtgttggtggtggtggtggtggtggtggtggtgtgtgtggctGGGGGTTGTACTGATTCTGTGTTTGAATTAGAGGAATTCTTAGCAGAGGAAAGCAGAACTTAAATCTCTAGATCCTTCTCCTTCCCTGTTGTAGGCATGGAAAATAAGATTATCAGATTTGAAATTAGGAGCCTTTATCTTAATTTCTGGACACTATAAACTTCCTTTGTTTCCACTGCTTACATGTGCAGAAAGCTCATTCACAAGCAAGATGGAATTTTCAGTTTCCCTATTCAAACAAGGAGCTCGAGGAGTTACAAGTAAGCTActttaaagtatataaaaatgaCTATTTCTTGTCTACTAGTGTGCGAGTTTATACGCAGAgatattcatttctttctggttttttttgcCCTCTTTTAATCTGAATCTGTTTTCTATAAACCATGTACTTCCTGTCAATGATGGCGCTACAGGGAGACCTTGGGAAGGCACAGCGAACTGTTTTGTGGGTTAGAAGGATGAAAAGGAAACTGCACTAGCATCAGGTAGAAAGAAATGGCgatagaagaaagaaactgaagggacAAAAGAAGGAGTTCTCAAAAGCACaca
The window above is part of the Rattus norvegicus strain BN/NHsdMcwi chromosome X, GRCr8, whole genome shotgun sequence genome. Proteins encoded here:
- the Rplp1l2 gene encoding large ribosomal subunit protein P1-like produces the protein MLAVHNMASVSKLTCIYSALILHDNEVTVTEDKINVLIKAAGVNVEPFWPGLFAEALANVNIGSLIYNVGAGGPAPSAAAAPAEEKKVEAKKEESEESEDDMGFCLFD